A single window of Prionailurus viverrinus isolate Anna chromosome F1, UM_Priviv_1.0, whole genome shotgun sequence DNA harbors:
- the DENND4B gene encoding DENN domain-containing protein 4B isoform X5, with protein sequence MAEERPPRLVDYFVIAGLSGSGAPIPEEPWVPEPSGPLRPPRPADPITDVAVIARALGEEVPQGYTCIQTSAGGHPLELSAGLLGGTQPVICYRRGRDKPPLVELGVLYEGKERPKPGFQVLDTTPYSHSANLAPPGPGHPRTYLTYRRAAEGAGLHALGITDLCLVLPSKGEGTPHTYCRLPRNLNPGMWGPAVHLCYKVGLAKANTLVYEAELLGRYPEEDNEAFPLPESVPVFCLPMGATVECWPAQTKYPVPVFSTFVLTGAAGDKVYGAALQFYEAFPRARLSERQARALGLLSAVERGRALGGRAVRSRRAIAVLSRWPAFPAFRAFLTFLYRYSVSGPHRLPLEAHISHFIHNVPFPSPQRPRILVQMSPYDNLLLCQPVSSPLPLSGASFLQLLQSLGPELAVTLLLAVLTEHKLLVHSLRPDLLTSVCEALVSMIFPLHWQCPYIPLCPLALADVLNAPVPFIVGIHSSYFDLHDPPADVICVDLDTNTLFQTEEKKPLSPRTLPRRPYKVLLATLTHLYQQLDQTYTGPEEEASLEFLLTDYEAVCGRRARLEREVQGAFLRFMACLLKGYRDFLRPLTQAPSEGARDVDNLFFLQGSRGVSGGLAGGRGSRSRLLARSFTRQTSQWAQASSSPGSAPATSCTASCCAHRCSRSSSRSAPSAPPGTPPWSSLTRAWTRCTQSRTSLSRRPWWSWRSCQGASSPSLSPLPRSPQHQRAVNPPPSTATTASQSSGPSCLSLLRSSPGLCPCRARPAVPPAALPPAVPNRRPRPIQEMKVAQRMAQKSAAVPELWARCLLGHCYGLWFLCLPAYVRSAPSRVQALHTAYHVLRQMESRKVVLPDEVCYRVLMQLCSHYGQPVLSVRVMLEMRRAGVVPNTITYGYYNKAVLESKWLSGTPGGRLRWAKLRNVVLGAAQFRQPLRERRRRQQQAAAPEAGGAQTEPRLERHSPTRPLQRQTTWAGRSFRDPASPTGRLVKSGSLGSARGAQPTVEAGVAHMIEALGVLEPRRSPVPWRDGSLSDLSLTGEEPAPGGSPEDSGSALSTQSTEAPEGLSGRTPKAGGRQDEARTPRRGLGTRLQQLLTPSRRPPASRGPPPELPPDPPPPARRSPMDSLLRPRERPGSTASESSASLGSEWDLSESSLSSLSLRRSSERLSDAPGSLQPPSLEILLSSCSLCRACDSLVYDEEIMAGWAPDDSNLNTVCPFCACPFVPLLSVQTLDSRPRAPSPKPAPAGGSRDAPVPGGPGPVLSDRRLCLALDEPQLCNGHTGGTSRRVEAGAWAYLSPLVLRKELESLVENEGSEVLALPELPAAHPIIFWNLLWYFQRLRLPSILPCLVLASCDGPPPPQAPSPWLTPDPASVQVRLLWDVLTPDPGSCPPLYVLWRVHSQIPQRVVWPGPVPAPLSMDLLESVLRYVGLSEVHKAVGLLLETLGPPPTGLHLQRGIYREILFLTMAALGKDHMDIVTFDKRYKSAFNKLASSMGKEELRQRRAQMPTAKAIDCRKCFGALLEC encoded by the exons ATGGCGGAGGAGCGGCCCCCCCGGCTGGTGGATTACTTCGTGATAGCCGGGCTTTCGGGGAGCGGAGCACCCATCCCCGAGGAGCCGTGGGTTCCCGAGCCCAGCGGGCCCCTGCGTCCTCCGCGGCCGGCTGACCCCATCACGGATGTGGCAGTCATTGCCAGGGCCCTGGGCGAGGAGGTGCCCCAGGGTTACACCTGCATCCAGACCTCTGCTGGGGGCCACCCCTTGGAACTCAGCGCCGGGCTCCTGGGTGGAACTCAGCCCGTCATCTGTTACCGCAGGGGCCGTGACAAGCCCCCTCTGGTGGAGCTGGG GGTGCTGTACGAGGGGAAGGAGCGACCCAAGCCCGGCTTCCAAGTGCTAGACACGACGCCCTACAGCCACTCGGCCAATCTAGCCCCTCCCGGCCCAGGGCACCCCCGCACCTACCTCACTTACCGGCGGGCAGCAGAGGGGGCAGGGCTGCACGCCCTGGGCATCACTGACCTCTGCCTGGTGCTGCCCAGCAAGGGCGAGGGCACCCCTCACACCTACTGCCGGCTGCCCCGCAACCTCAACCCTGGCATG TGGGGTCCAGCGGTGCACCTGTGCTACAAGGTGGGCCTGGCCAAGGCCAACACACTGGTGTACGAGGCAG AGCTGCTGGGCCGCTACCCGGAGGAGGACAACGAGGCCTTCCCGCTGCCCGAGTCGGTGCCCGTCTTCTGCCTGCCCATGGGGGCCACTGTCGAGTGCTGGCCTGCCCAGACCAAGTACCCCGTGCCCGTCTTTTCCACCTTCGTGCTCACGGGTGCAGCTGGAGACAAG GTGTACGGGGCTGCCCTGCAGTTCTACGAGGCGTTCCCGAGGGCCAGGCTGTCGGAGCGGCAAGCACGGGCCCTGGGCCTCTTGAGTGCGGTGGAGCGTGGCCGGGCGCTGGGGGGCCGGGCCGTGCGCAGCCGCCGCGCCATTGCTGTGCTGTCCCGCTGGCCTGCCTTCCCGGCCTTCCGAGCCTTCCTCACCTTCCTCTACCGCTACTCCGTCTCGGGCCCCCACCGCCTGCCCTTGGAAGC GCACATCTCTCACTTCATTCACAAcgtccccttcccctccccgcagAGACCTCGCATCCTGGTACAG ATGTCTCCCTATGACAACCTGCTTCTCTGCCAGCCCGTGTCCTCACCTCTGCCCCTCAG TGGTGCCAGCTTCTTGCAGCTGCTGCAGAGCCTAGGCCCGGAGCTGGCCGTCACCCTGCTGCTGGCCGTGCTCACGGAGCACAAGCTGCTGGTGCACTCGCTGCGGCCGGACCTGCTCACCAGCGTCTGCGAGGCCCTGGTGTCG ATGATCTTCCCGCTACACTGGCAGTGCCCCTACATTCCGCTGTGCCCGCTGGCGCTGGCGGACGTGCTGAACGCCCCCGTGCCCTTCATCGTGGGCATCCACTCCAGCTACTTCGATCTACATGACCCACCTGCTGACGTCATCTGCGTGGATCTCGACACCAACACGCTGTTCCA GACTGAGGAGAAGAAGCCCCTCTCCCCTCGGACCCTGCCCCGCAGACCCTACAAGGTTCTGCTGGCTACGCTGACACACCTCTACCAGCAGCTGGACCAGA CGTACACTGGCCCCGAGGAAGAGGCGTCCTTGGAGTTCCTGCTGACGGACTACGAGGCCGTGTGTGGCCGCCGGGCTCGGCTGGAGCGCGAAGTCCAGGGAGCCTTTCTCCGCTTCATGGCGTGTCTGCTCAAGGGCTACCGGGACTTCCTGCGCCCCCTCACCCAGGCCCCCTCCGAGGGCGCTCGAGATGTCGACAACCTCTTCTTTTTGCAGGGTAGTCGGGGCGTCTCGGGAGGGCTGGCCGGGGGCCGGGGGTCCCGGAGCCGCTTGCTTGCTCGTTCCTTCACTCGGCAAACGTCTCAGTGGGCACAG gctTCCTCAAGTCCCGGGAGCGCTCCAGCCACAAGCTGTACTGCCAGCTGCTGCGCACACAGATGTTCTCGCAGTTCATCGAGGAGTGCTCCTTCGGCTCCGCCCGGCACGCCGCCTTGGAGTTCTTTGACTCGTGCGTGGACAAG GTGCACCCAGAGCAGGACAAGCCTGAGCCGACGCCCTTGGTGGAGCTGGAGGAGCTGTCAGGGAGCGAGCTCACCGTCTTTATCACCCCTCCCGAGGAGCCCCCAGCACCAGAGGGCAGTGAATCCGCCCCCCAGTACTG ctaCGACGGCTTCCCAGAGCTCCGGGCCGAGCTGTTTGAGTCTCCTCAGGAGCAGCCCGGGGCTCTGCCCGTGCCGGGCCCGACCCGCAGTgcccccagcagccctgccccccGCCGTACCAAACAG gcgtccccgccCCATCCAGGAGATGAAGGTGGCCCAGCGGATGGCGCAGAAGTCGGCGGCCGTGCCCGAGCTGTGGGCCCGGTGTCTGCTGGGGCACTGCTACGGGCTGTGGTTCCTGTGTCTGCCCGCCTACGTGCGGTCGGCGCCCTCCCGCGTGCAGGCTCTGCACACGGCCTACCACGTGCTGCGCCAGATGGAGAGCCGCAAGGTGGTGCTGCCGGACGAG GTGTGTTACAGGGTGCTGATGCAGCTGTGCTCCCACTACGGGCAGCCCGTGCTGTCGGTGCGAGTCATGCTGGAGATGCGGAGGGCCGGCGTCGTGCCCAACACCATCACCTACGGCTACTACAACAAG GCTGTGCTGGAAAGCAAGTGGCTGTCTGGTACGCCGGGCGGACGCCTGCGCTGGGCCAAGCTCCGGAACGTTGTCCTGGGGGCCGCTCAGTTCCGCCAGCCCCTGAGGGaacggcggcggcggcagcagcaggcGGCAGCGCCAGAGGCAGGCGGTGCCCAGACAG AGCCTCGTCTGGAGCGTCACTCCCCTACCCGCCCGCTTCAGCGCCAGACCACTTGGGCTGGTCGAAGCTTTCGGGACCCAGCTTCACCCACAGGGCGCCTGGTGAAAAGCGGCAGCCTGGGCAGTGCCCGCGGGGCCCAGCCCACCGTGGAGGCCGGCGTGGCCCACA TGATCGAGGCCTTGGGGGTCCTGGAGCCCCGGAGGTCCCCTGTGCCCTGGCGAGACGGAAGCCTCTCCGACCTGAGCTTGACCGGGGAGGAGCCGGCGCCTGGGGGCAGCCCGGAGGactcgggctctgccctgagcaccCAGTCCACTGAGGCCCCGGAAGGGCTGAGTGGGCGGACGCCCAAGGCTGGTGGGCGTCAGGACGAGGCCCGCACCCCCAGACGAGGGCTGGGCACCCGCCTGCAACAGCTGCTCACCCCTTCCCGCCGCCCCCCTGCCTCGCGCGGCCCCCCGCCCGAGCTGCCCCCTgacccacctcccccagcccgcCGCAGCCCCATGGACAGCCTCCTGCGCCCCCGCGAGCGCCCTGGATCCACTGCCTCTGAG AGCTCAGCCTCTCTGGGCAGCGAGTGGGACCTCTCCGAGTCTTCTCTCAGTAGCCTGAGCCTTCGCCGGTCCTCAGAGCGCCTCAGTGACGCCCCTGGGTCCTTGCAGCCGCCCTCCCTGGAA ATCCTGCTGTCCAGCTGCTCCCTGTGCCGGGCCTGTGACTCGCTGGTATACGACGAGGAAATCATGGCTGGCTGGGCACCTGATGACTCCAACCTCAACACCGTCTGCCCTTTCTGCGCCTGCCCCTTCGTGCCCCTGCTCAGCGTCCAGACCCTGGATTCCAGACCCAG GGCCCCCAGCCCCAAGCCTGCCCCTGCCGGTGGCAGCAGAGACGCTCCTGTCCCCGGGggcccaggccctgtgctcagtgACCGCAGGCTGTGCCTCGCCCTGGATGAGCCCCAGCTCTGCAATGGGCACACGGGG GGCACCTCCCGGCGGGTGGAGGCTGGGGCCTGGGCGTATCTGAGCCCTCTGGTGCTGCGGAAGGAGCTGGAGTCGCTGGTGGAGAACGAGGGCAGTGAGGTGCTGGCATTGCCTGAGCTGCCGGCTGCCCACCCCATCATCTTCTGGAACCTTCTGTGGTATTTCCAGCGGCTGCGGCTGCCCAGTATTCTGCCCTGCCTGGTGCTGGCCTCCTGTGatgggcccccacccccccag GCCCCGTCTCCCTGGCTGACACCTGACCCGGCGTCTGTGCAGGTGCGGCTGCTGTGGGATGTCCTGACCCCTGACCCCGGTAGCTGCCCACCTCTCTATGTGCTCTGGAGGGTCCACA GCCAGATCCCGCAGCGGGTGGTATGGCCAGGCCCCGTGCCCGCACCCCTTAGCATGGACCTGCTAGAGTCGGTGTTGCGCTATGTTGGTCTCAGCGAAGTACACAAAGCCGTGGGGCTCCTGCTGGAAACTCTGGGGCCGCCTCCCACAGGCCTGCATCTGCAGAG GGGCATCTACCGTGAGATCTTATTCCTGACAATGGCCGCTCTGGGCAAGGACCACATGGACATAG TGACCTTCGACAAGAGGTACAAGTCTGCCTTTAACAAGTTGGCCAGCAGCATGGGCAAGGAGGAGCTGAGGCAGCGGCGGGCACAGATGCCCACTGCGAAGGCCATCGATTGCCGGAAATGTTTCGGAGCACTTCTGGAATGCTAG